The proteins below come from a single Cylindrospermopsis raciborskii Cr2010 genomic window:
- a CDS encoding DUF1611 domain-containing protein: protein MRLPLNQKIAVLLHEALTKSHGKTGLSILRYSDSPIVAVIDRECPGQSILELTGIKRSVPIVASVSAALPYQPEVLVIGIAPKGGILPDHYWTEIKEALKSGMSVVNGLHTPLANIPDLISLVQPGKTIWDVRKEPPNLEIASGLARNLPCRRVLTVGTDMSIGKMSTSLELHHSAKLLGLRSKFIATGQTGLMLEGDGVALDAVRVDFAAGAVEQLVMRFGQYYDILQIEGQGSLLHPGSTATLPLIRGSQPTHLILVHRAGQTHNHNNPHVPIPPLTDVIKMYEMVAGAAGAFAKVPVVAIALNTKDLNEAAAEQAIAQTASETGLPCTDPIRFGGGILLDAIINNNYQE, encoded by the coding sequence GTGCGCTTACCACTTAATCAAAAAATAGCTGTTCTCTTACATGAAGCTCTGACAAAATCTCATGGCAAAACTGGCCTTTCCATTTTGCGCTACAGTGACTCACCTATTGTTGCGGTTATAGATAGAGAATGTCCAGGTCAGTCTATATTAGAGTTGACAGGAATTAAAAGAAGTGTACCAATTGTGGCATCTGTAAGTGCAGCTTTGCCCTATCAACCAGAAGTTTTAGTTATTGGTATTGCACCAAAGGGTGGCATTCTTCCTGATCATTACTGGACTGAGATTAAGGAAGCATTGAAGTCGGGAATGTCCGTTGTCAATGGGCTACATACACCCCTAGCAAACATACCAGATTTAATCTCCCTCGTACAACCAGGAAAGACCATTTGGGATGTGCGCAAGGAACCACCTAATTTGGAAATCGCTTCGGGTTTGGCACGCAATCTCCCCTGTCGTCGTGTGCTAACAGTGGGTACGGATATGTCTATTGGTAAAATGTCTACTAGTCTGGAATTACATCATTCGGCAAAATTGCTAGGACTTCGCTCTAAATTTATAGCCACTGGTCAAACCGGTTTGATGTTGGAAGGGGATGGAGTAGCACTGGATGCAGTCCGGGTGGATTTTGCTGCTGGCGCTGTGGAGCAGTTGGTTATGCGTTTTGGTCAATACTATGACATCCTTCAAATTGAAGGTCAGGGTTCTTTATTACACCCCGGTTCAACGGCAACTTTGCCTCTGATTCGCGGTTCCCAACCCACCCATCTGATTTTAGTCCATCGTGCAGGACAAACTCATAACCATAATAATCCTCATGTTCCTATCCCTCCTCTCACGGATGTAATTAAAATGTATGAAATGGTAGCTGGTGCTGCTGGCGCTTTTGCTAAAGTACCTGTGGTGGCGATCGCTCTGAATACGAAAGATCTGAATGAAGCTGCTGCTGAACAGGCGATCGCCCAAACTGCGTCTGAAACTGGCTTACCTTGTACAGATCCTATACGCTTTGGTGGGGGAATACTATTAGATGCCATTATAAATAACAATTATCAAGAGTAG
- a CDS encoding dipeptide epimerase, whose product MKLQVSTFTVNKRFALTISRGTTAQTTNIWVKIMEGGIEGWGEASPFGVGSYRETTDVIFQSLQEISSMLESYSPWQRDDISKILTQHQIPSAAKTAIDMALHDWMGKNVGLPLWQIWGLNINTIVPTSVTIGINSPQGAAARARDWLQHMDVQLLKVKLGAKEGIDADKKMILAVKEAAPKVDLFVDANGGWSLPDAIAMSHWLADLGVKYLEQPLPKGEEQKLPFLKKQSPLPIFVDESCFTSTDIPPLADYVDGINIKLMKSGGLEEAWRMVNTAKAHNLQVMFGCYSDSSLANTAASHIAPLADYLDLDSHLNLIDDPFVGASVTEGRIIPNSLPGLGVQYSALTT is encoded by the coding sequence ATGAAACTACAAGTTAGCACCTTTACTGTCAATAAGAGGTTTGCCCTAACAATTAGCAGGGGAACAACTGCACAAACCACAAACATCTGGGTTAAGATTATGGAAGGCGGTATTGAAGGATGGGGAGAAGCATCTCCATTTGGTGTAGGAAGTTATCGAGAAACCACTGATGTAATTTTCCAGTCTTTGCAAGAAATATCTTCCATGCTAGAATCCTATAGTCCTTGGCAGCGGGATGATATTAGTAAAATTTTAACACAACATCAAATTCCGTCTGCTGCTAAGACTGCTATAGATATGGCACTACACGACTGGATGGGTAAGAATGTGGGTTTACCATTGTGGCAAATTTGGGGACTTAATATAAATACCATAGTACCAACTTCTGTTACTATTGGTATTAACTCACCACAGGGTGCTGCAGCTAGGGCAAGGGATTGGTTGCAACATATGGATGTGCAACTACTAAAAGTTAAGTTAGGAGCAAAGGAGGGAATAGATGCGGATAAAAAAATGATATTGGCAGTTAAAGAAGCTGCTCCTAAGGTGGATTTATTTGTGGATGCGAATGGGGGTTGGAGTTTACCAGATGCAATTGCTATGTCCCATTGGTTGGCCGATTTAGGGGTTAAATATCTCGAACAACCATTACCTAAAGGTGAGGAGCAGAAATTACCGTTTTTGAAAAAACAATCACCTCTACCCATTTTTGTAGATGAAAGTTGCTTCACTAGCACTGATATTCCCCCACTAGCTGATTATGTAGATGGAATTAATATTAAACTGATGAAATCAGGAGGGTTAGAAGAGGCTTGGAGAATGGTGAATACCGCTAAGGCGCATAACTTACAAGTAATGTTTGGCTGCTATTCCGATAGTTCACTAGCTAATACCGCAGCTTCTCATATAGCACCATTAGCAGACTATTTGGACTTGGACAGTCATTTAAATTTAATAGATGATCCTTTTGTTGGTGCATCAGTTACAGAAGGACGAATTATACCTAATAGTTTACCAGGTTTAGGAGTACAATACAGTGCGCTTACCACTTAA
- the rbsK gene encoding ribokinase, with the protein MTIIVFGSINMDLVATTPRLPIPGETLLGESFFTAPGGKGANQAVALAKLGIPTQMIGRVGNDNFGRQLIKNLESYGIKTENIIIDDTVSSGVAIITVDRRGENNIIVIPGANGQVNQDNIDRLYGLLPSANAILLQLEIPLDMVITVAQIAHQAKVQVILDPAPVPPINLPEEIYPLVDIITPNEIEASQLVGFAVNEEQTAFKAGEILLTKGARCVVIKLGAKGVYCATKEERFFIPPFSVNAIDTVAAGDAFNGGLAAGLFHHKTLREAVIWGGAAGALATTQMGAQSSFPDMMTLKTFFDKMTRE; encoded by the coding sequence ATGACAATAATAGTTTTTGGTAGTATTAATATGGATCTGGTAGCAACAACTCCCAGATTGCCCATACCAGGAGAAACCTTGTTAGGAGAAAGTTTTTTTACCGCACCCGGGGGTAAGGGAGCAAACCAAGCGGTAGCATTGGCAAAATTGGGTATTCCTACACAAATGATCGGTCGTGTTGGTAATGATAACTTTGGTAGACAACTAATTAAAAATTTGGAAAGTTATGGTATAAAAACGGAGAATATTATAATTGATGACACTGTCAGTTCAGGAGTTGCGATAATTACTGTGGATCGGCGGGGTGAAAATAATATAATTGTTATACCCGGAGCCAATGGACAAGTCAACCAAGACAATATTGACAGATTATATGGTTTATTGCCATCAGCTAATGCCATACTATTGCAGTTAGAAATTCCTCTTGATATGGTAATTACTGTGGCCCAAATAGCTCACCAAGCTAAAGTCCAGGTTATTCTGGACCCCGCCCCTGTACCACCAATCAATTTGCCAGAGGAAATTTATCCATTAGTTGACATAATTACACCCAACGAAATTGAAGCCAGTCAATTGGTAGGATTTGCTGTCAATGAAGAGCAAACCGCCTTCAAAGCTGGGGAGATTTTATTAACAAAAGGTGCAAGGTGTGTGGTGATTAAGTTGGGTGCAAAAGGTGTTTATTGCGCTACTAAAGAAGAAAGGTTTTTTATTCCCCCATTTTCCGTGAATGCCATAGATACGGTTGCTGCTGGGGATGCTTTTAACGGTGGTTTAGCAGCAGGACTTTTTCATCACAAGACTCTGCGAGAAGCGGTGATTTGGGGTGGAGCTGCGGGAGCTTTAGCAACAACTCAAATGGGTGCTCAAAGTTCTTTCCCTGATATGATGACATTAAAAACTTTTTTTGACAAAATGACAAGGGAATAA